The proteins below are encoded in one region of Micromonospora sp. DSM 45708:
- a CDS encoding GNAT family N-acetyltransferase — MTPIRSVRAVHLPGSRCVLREWTDADAPVLHEFLTEPTVRDGVLDDEPPTPEVVRAALPAWRETAGGEPRPEYRLAAVDGDRLLGLGVLTVTSVAHRRGEVGYAVRTAYRGAGIGTGITRLLLDLAFDRVGLHRVEATTRPDNVASRRVLEKAGLRPEGVSRDHLFVRGVWWDSARYAMLATDRLHPGD, encoded by the coding sequence ATGACCCCCATCCGCTCCGTACGGGCGGTCCATCTGCCCGGTTCGCGTTGCGTGCTGCGCGAGTGGACCGACGCGGACGCCCCCGTCCTGCACGAGTTCCTGACCGAGCCCACCGTGCGCGACGGCGTGCTGGACGACGAGCCGCCCACCCCCGAGGTGGTACGCGCCGCGCTGCCGGCCTGGCGGGAGACGGCCGGTGGGGAGCCGCGCCCGGAGTACCGGCTCGCGGCGGTCGACGGCGACCGGCTGCTCGGCCTGGGTGTGCTGACCGTGACGTCGGTGGCGCACCGGCGCGGGGAGGTCGGCTACGCGGTGCGGACCGCGTACCGGGGCGCCGGGATCGGCACCGGGATCACCCGGTTGCTGCTGGACCTCGCGTTCGACCGGGTGGGGCTGCACCGGGTGGAGGCGACCACCCGACCCGACAACGTCGCGTCCCGCCGCGTACTGGAGAAGGCCGGCCTGCGGCCGGAGGGGGTGAGCCGCGACCACCTGTTCGTCCGCGGCGTCTGGTGGGACTCCGCGCGGTACGCGATGCTCGCCACCGACCGGCTCCACCCTGGAGATTGA
- a CDS encoding helix-turn-helix domain-containing protein: MESEQNRREPRRVRLDHQQVRVLAHPLRMRLVGALRVNGPATATRLAELLGTNTGATSYHLRQLAEVGMVVEDPERGTGRQRFWRAAHDVTQWEASDYDDDPDARAAIEWIEADYIRFFTEHAERWAARRHEWSPAWRDAFGMGDFFMRIPAARLEAIKAEVFAVFERHRDETDPADPDGELVQLYLAAFPLSPVLPPTGEKP, translated from the coding sequence ATGGAGAGCGAACAGAACCGGCGCGAGCCCCGGCGGGTCCGGCTGGACCACCAGCAGGTGCGCGTGCTGGCCCACCCGCTGCGGATGCGCCTGGTCGGCGCGCTGCGGGTGAACGGGCCGGCCACCGCCACCCGGCTGGCCGAGCTGCTCGGCACCAACACCGGCGCGACCAGTTACCACCTGCGTCAGCTCGCCGAGGTGGGCATGGTGGTCGAGGACCCGGAGCGGGGCACCGGGCGGCAGCGGTTCTGGCGGGCCGCGCACGACGTCACCCAGTGGGAGGCGAGCGACTACGACGACGACCCGGACGCCCGCGCCGCCATCGAGTGGATCGAGGCGGACTACATCCGCTTCTTCACCGAGCACGCCGAACGGTGGGCCGCCCGGCGACACGAGTGGTCGCCGGCCTGGCGCGACGCGTTCGGCATGGGCGACTTCTTCATGCGCATCCCGGCCGCCCGCCTCGAAGCGATCAAGGCGGAGGTGTTCGCGGTCTTCGAACGGCACCGGGACGAGACCGATCCCGCCGACCCCGACGGCGAGCTGGTGCAGCTCTACCTCGCCGCCTTCCCGCTGAGCCCGGTCCTGCCGCCCACCGGGGAGAAGCCGTGA
- a CDS encoding MFS transporter: MSALSVRQVRFRYLTLYGLRWLPSGLLMTVMILLMQERGLSLSQIGLVATAQGLVVLALELPTGGFADALGRKPVLLAAWLVGLASLSLMAVADSFWMFFLVWALQGVYRALDSGPLESWYVDATLAADPDAEYERGLGWAGTVIGVAIGAGALLGGGLVALGPIGPISALTGPVLVAAVLQAVSIVALLTLMREQRPASGPTTLRASVAQAPRMVGQAVGLLRRNRVLLALVSVELFWGFGMVTFESLLPIRLSEVVGGADRAAALLGPAGSAAWLANAAGAALTPVLLRRLGAAPAAALLRVLQGVTVVGMGLLAGPVGVLIAYLACYTVHGASNPLHMGLLHRQVDGPYRTSVLSLNSMMAQPAGALGAVVLTALADATSVSVAMLVGAVMLAVAAPLYLPAWRAGRAAARSGVAASGVGPVVPATGPDGSPAGTGPVAVAVSTPAAGAGPEAVGRVG, encoded by the coding sequence GTGAGCGCCCTGTCCGTACGCCAGGTCCGGTTCCGCTACCTCACGTTGTACGGCCTGCGTTGGCTGCCCAGCGGCCTGCTCATGACCGTCATGATCCTGCTGATGCAGGAGCGTGGGCTGTCGCTGTCCCAGATCGGCCTGGTCGCCACCGCGCAGGGCCTGGTGGTGCTGGCGCTGGAACTGCCCACCGGCGGGTTCGCCGACGCGCTCGGCCGCAAGCCGGTGCTGCTGGCCGCCTGGCTGGTCGGGCTGGCCTCGCTGTCACTGATGGCGGTGGCCGACTCGTTCTGGATGTTCTTCCTGGTCTGGGCGTTGCAGGGCGTCTACCGGGCGCTCGACAGCGGCCCGCTGGAATCCTGGTACGTCGACGCCACGCTGGCCGCCGACCCGGACGCCGAATACGAACGCGGCCTCGGCTGGGCCGGCACCGTCATCGGCGTCGCCATCGGCGCCGGTGCGCTGCTTGGCGGCGGCCTGGTCGCGCTCGGCCCGATCGGGCCGATCAGCGCGCTGACCGGGCCGGTGCTGGTCGCCGCCGTGCTCCAGGCCGTCTCGATCGTCGCGCTGCTGACGCTGATGAGGGAGCAGCGCCCCGCGTCCGGCCCGACCACGCTGCGGGCCTCGGTGGCGCAGGCGCCCCGGATGGTCGGCCAGGCCGTCGGCCTGCTGCGTCGCAACCGGGTACTGCTGGCCCTGGTCTCGGTCGAGTTGTTCTGGGGCTTCGGCATGGTCACGTTCGAGTCGCTGCTGCCGATCCGGCTGTCCGAGGTGGTCGGTGGCGCCGACCGGGCGGCGGCGCTGCTCGGCCCCGCCGGCTCGGCCGCCTGGCTGGCCAACGCGGCCGGTGCCGCGCTCACCCCGGTCCTGCTGCGTCGCCTCGGCGCCGCGCCGGCCGCCGCGCTGCTGCGGGTGCTCCAGGGCGTGACAGTGGTCGGCATGGGACTGCTCGCCGGTCCGGTCGGCGTGCTGATCGCCTACCTGGCCTGCTACACCGTGCACGGCGCGTCGAACCCGCTGCACATGGGGCTGCTGCACCGGCAGGTCGACGGGCCGTACCGGACCAGCGTGCTCTCGCTGAACTCGATGATGGCCCAGCCGGCCGGAGCGCTCGGCGCGGTGGTGCTGACCGCGCTGGCGGACGCCACCAGCGTCAGCGTCGCGATGCTGGTCGGCGCCGTGATGCTGGCCGTGGCCGCGCCGCTCTACCTGCCGGCCTGGCGCGCCGGCCGAGCTGCCGCGCGGTCCGGCGTCGCGGCGTCCGGGGTGGGCCCGGTCGTCCCGGCGACCGGTCCCGACGGAAGCCCCGCCGGGACCGGGCCGGTGGCCGTTGCGGTGTCGACACCGGCTGCCGGGGCCGGGCCTGAGGCTGTGGGCCGGGTCGGGTGA
- a CDS encoding replication-associated recombination protein A has translation MESDALFTLGEPAGAPGAPAASGGVDGFTDTRADSPLPVRMRPAGLDELIGQDHLLAPGAPLRQLVEGAAPMSVILWGPPGSGKTTIAHLVARATDRRFVAMSALTAGVKDVRAVIETARRQRRSGGPPTVLFIDEVHRFSKTQQDSLLAAVEDRTVTLLAATTENPYFSVISPLLSRCVLLTLQALDDDAVRGLLRRAVADERGLGGTLVLAEDAEDHLVRLAGGDVRKALTALEAAAATATATGAGRIDLAVAERAVDVAAVRYDRDGDAHYDVTSAFIKSMRGSDVDAALHWLARMLVAGEDARFIARRMVIFASEDVGMADPTALTVATAAAHAVEYVGLPEAQLNLAQAVIHLATAPKSNSATTAIGAAVADVRAGRGGSVPRGLRDAHYSGARGLGHGAGYRYPHDDHRGVVTQQYAPDDLVGTDYYRPSGHGAERAVATRLPVLRRIVRGLPAPVTRGEAGTPAAATGVRAGGTDQVGGASEGGGDATEGGQQ, from the coding sequence ATGGAATCCGACGCCCTCTTCACCCTCGGCGAGCCCGCCGGAGCGCCCGGCGCACCCGCGGCCTCCGGCGGCGTCGACGGTTTCACCGACACCCGCGCGGATTCGCCGTTGCCGGTCCGGATGCGGCCGGCGGGCCTCGACGAGCTGATCGGTCAGGACCATCTGCTCGCCCCCGGCGCGCCGTTGCGCCAGCTGGTCGAGGGCGCCGCGCCGATGTCGGTCATCCTGTGGGGGCCGCCCGGCAGCGGCAAGACCACGATCGCCCATCTCGTGGCGCGCGCCACCGACCGGCGCTTCGTGGCGATGTCCGCGCTGACCGCCGGTGTAAAGGACGTCCGCGCCGTCATCGAGACCGCCCGGCGGCAACGCCGCTCCGGCGGCCCACCGACCGTGCTCTTCATCGACGAGGTGCACCGGTTCAGCAAGACCCAGCAGGATTCGCTGCTCGCCGCCGTCGAGGACCGCACTGTCACGCTGCTCGCGGCGACCACGGAGAACCCGTACTTCTCGGTCATCTCGCCGTTGCTGTCCCGCTGCGTGCTGCTCACCCTCCAGGCGCTGGACGACGACGCGGTGCGCGGGCTGCTGCGCCGCGCGGTGGCCGACGAGCGCGGGCTCGGCGGCACGCTGGTCCTGGCCGAGGACGCCGAGGACCATCTGGTCCGGCTCGCCGGCGGCGACGTGCGCAAGGCGCTCACCGCGCTGGAGGCGGCGGCGGCCACCGCGACCGCGACCGGCGCCGGGCGGATCGACCTCGCCGTGGCCGAGCGGGCGGTCGACGTGGCGGCCGTGCGCTACGACCGGGACGGCGACGCGCACTACGACGTGACAAGCGCCTTCATCAAGAGCATGCGGGGTTCGGACGTGGACGCGGCACTGCACTGGCTGGCCCGGATGCTGGTGGCCGGCGAGGACGCCCGGTTCATCGCCCGCCGGATGGTGATCTTCGCCAGCGAGGACGTCGGGATGGCCGATCCCACCGCGCTGACCGTGGCCACCGCCGCCGCGCACGCCGTGGAGTACGTCGGCCTGCCCGAAGCCCAGCTCAACCTCGCGCAGGCGGTCATCCACCTCGCCACCGCCCCGAAGTCGAACTCGGCCACCACCGCCATCGGGGCCGCCGTCGCCGACGTGCGCGCGGGGCGGGGCGGGTCGGTGCCGCGCGGGCTGCGTGACGCGCACTACTCGGGGGCGCGGGGGCTCGGCCACGGAGCCGGCTACCGGTACCCGCACGACGACCACCGGGGGGTGGTCACCCAGCAGTACGCTCCGGACGACCTCGTCGGGACCGACTACTACCGGCCCAGCGGGCACGGCGCGGAGCGGGCGGTGGCCACCCGGCTGCCGGTGCTGCGTCGGATCGTCCGCGGGTTGCCCGCACCGGTCACGCGGGGGGAGGCCGGCACGCCGGCCGCCGCGACCGGGGTCCGGGCAGGCGGCACCGATCAGGTCGGCGGGGCGAGTGAGGGTGGCGGCGACGCCACCGAGGGGGGTCAACAGTGA
- the alaS gene encoding alanine--tRNA ligase yields MKTAEIKRRFLAHFEANGHAVVPSAPLPAISDPNLLFINAGMVQFVPYFLGQQSPPFDRAASVQKCIRTPDIDEVGKTSRHGTFFQMNGNFSFGDYFKDGAIPLAWDLATKSVEAGGFGLDPERIWATVYLDDDEAYDIWRATGVPAERIVRRGKADNFWSMGIPGPCGPCSELYYDRGPEYGREGGPEVDEDRYLEFWNLVFMQFERGPGVGKEDFPILGDLPAKNIDTGMGLERMASLLQGVDNLYEIDEVKPILDRAAELTGKRYGAHSGHAANQSHPDDVRLRVIADHVRTALMLIGDGVTPSNEGRGYVLRRIMRRAIRSVRLLGYADRALPELLPVARDCMAPSYPELAEEFGRISQYAYAEEDAFLATLRAGTTILDTAIAETKSAGKPALSGDKAFQLHDTYGFPIDLTLEIAAEQGLQVDADGFRRLMADQRSRAKADAQARKTGHTDVSAYRSVLDGGGPVEFTGYTELNRESRVRALLAGGASVAAAAEGDTIELVLDTTPFYAEGGGQQPDQGLITVGGGQVEVFDVQQPVPGLIVHRARVVRGEVRAGETGYAEIDASRRRAISRSHTATHLVHQTMRNFLGESATQAGSLNAPGRLRFDFNTPTGVAPSVLHDVEQQVNEVLLADLEVHAFVTSQEEARRIGAMALFGEKYGERVRVVEVGDYARELCGGTHVARSAQLGLVKILSEASVGSGVRRIEALVGMDAFGFLAREHLLVSRLAELFRVPGEQVADRVEQTVTQLRDAEKELEKLRAQLVLGGAGALAAQAKDVRGVAYVGTEAPEGAAANDVRTLAQEIRGRIDAARPAVVAVAARANGKASLVVAVNAAARGRGLSAKDLVKAAFSGRGGGSDDLAQGGGLPATQAPSLLGTVEKAIADAA; encoded by the coding sequence ATGAAGACGGCGGAGATCAAGCGGCGGTTCCTCGCCCACTTCGAGGCGAACGGGCACGCCGTGGTGCCGTCCGCTCCGCTGCCCGCCATCAGCGACCCGAACCTGCTGTTCATCAACGCGGGCATGGTGCAGTTCGTGCCCTACTTCCTCGGGCAGCAGTCCCCGCCGTTCGACCGGGCGGCCAGTGTGCAGAAGTGCATCCGCACGCCGGACATCGACGAGGTCGGCAAGACCAGCCGGCACGGCACGTTCTTCCAGATGAACGGCAACTTCTCGTTCGGTGACTACTTCAAGGACGGGGCGATCCCGCTCGCCTGGGACCTGGCCACCAAGTCGGTCGAGGCCGGTGGTTTCGGGCTGGACCCGGAGCGGATCTGGGCGACGGTCTACCTCGACGACGACGAGGCGTACGACATCTGGCGCGCCACCGGCGTGCCGGCCGAGCGGATCGTGCGCCGCGGCAAGGCCGACAACTTCTGGTCGATGGGCATCCCCGGTCCGTGCGGCCCGTGCTCGGAGCTCTACTACGACCGTGGCCCGGAGTACGGCCGCGAGGGTGGTCCGGAGGTCGACGAGGACCGCTACCTGGAGTTCTGGAACCTCGTCTTCATGCAGTTCGAGCGCGGTCCGGGTGTCGGCAAGGAGGACTTCCCGATCCTCGGCGACCTGCCGGCGAAGAACATCGACACCGGCATGGGCCTGGAGCGGATGGCCTCGCTGTTGCAGGGCGTGGACAACCTCTACGAGATCGACGAGGTCAAGCCGATCCTGGACCGGGCGGCCGAGCTGACCGGCAAGCGTTACGGCGCGCACTCGGGGCACGCGGCGAACCAGTCGCACCCGGACGACGTGCGGCTGCGGGTGATCGCCGACCACGTGCGCACCGCGCTGATGCTGATCGGCGACGGCGTGACCCCGTCGAACGAGGGTCGCGGCTACGTGCTGCGCCGGATCATGCGCCGGGCCATCCGGTCGGTGCGGCTGCTGGGCTACGCCGACCGGGCGCTGCCGGAGCTGCTGCCGGTGGCGCGGGACTGCATGGCCCCGTCGTACCCGGAGCTGGCCGAGGAGTTCGGCCGGATCTCCCAGTACGCGTACGCCGAGGAGGACGCGTTCCTCGCCACGCTGCGCGCCGGCACCACGATCCTGGACACCGCGATCGCGGAGACGAAGTCGGCCGGCAAGCCGGCGCTCTCCGGTGACAAGGCGTTCCAGCTGCACGACACGTACGGTTTCCCGATCGACCTGACCCTGGAGATCGCGGCGGAACAGGGCCTCCAGGTGGACGCCGACGGGTTCCGCCGGCTGATGGCCGACCAGCGCAGCCGTGCCAAGGCGGACGCGCAGGCCCGCAAGACCGGGCACACCGACGTGTCGGCGTACCGGTCGGTGCTCGACGGCGGTGGGCCGGTGGAGTTCACCGGTTACACCGAGCTGAACCGGGAGTCCCGGGTGCGCGCGCTGCTGGCCGGCGGCGCCTCGGTGGCCGCCGCGGCCGAGGGGGACACGATCGAGCTGGTGCTCGACACCACCCCGTTCTACGCCGAGGGCGGTGGGCAGCAGCCCGACCAGGGCCTGATCACGGTCGGCGGCGGGCAGGTCGAGGTCTTCGACGTGCAGCAGCCGGTGCCCGGCCTGATCGTGCACCGGGCCCGGGTGGTGCGTGGCGAGGTCCGTGCCGGGGAGACCGGCTACGCGGAGATCGACGCCTCCCGCCGGCGGGCCATCTCCCGTTCGCACACCGCGACGCACCTGGTGCACCAGACCATGCGTAACTTCCTCGGCGAGTCGGCGACCCAGGCGGGTTCGCTGAACGCGCCGGGCCGGCTGCGGTTCGACTTCAACACCCCGACCGGGGTGGCGCCGAGCGTGCTGCACGACGTGGAGCAGCAGGTCAACGAGGTGCTCCTGGCCGACCTGGAGGTGCACGCGTTCGTCACCAGCCAGGAGGAGGCCCGCCGGATCGGCGCGATGGCGTTGTTCGGCGAGAAGTACGGCGAGCGGGTCCGGGTGGTCGAGGTCGGCGACTACGCCCGGGAGCTGTGCGGCGGCACGCATGTGGCCCGCTCGGCCCAGCTCGGCCTGGTCAAGATCCTCTCCGAGGCGTCGGTCGGCTCCGGCGTGCGGCGGATCGAGGCGCTGGTCGGCATGGACGCGTTCGGCTTCCTGGCCCGCGAGCACCTGCTGGTGTCCCGGCTGGCCGAGCTGTTCCGGGTCCCGGGTGAGCAGGTCGCGGACCGGGTCGAGCAGACCGTCACCCAGCTGCGTGACGCGGAGAAGGAGCTGGAGAAGCTCCGCGCCCAGCTCGTGCTGGGCGGGGCGGGCGCGCTCGCGGCGCAGGCGAAGGACGTGCGCGGCGTCGCGTACGTGGGCACCGAGGCGCCCGAGGGCGCGGCGGCCAACGACGTGCGGACCCTCGCGCAGGAGATCCGGGGCCGGATCGACGCGGCCCGCCCGGCGGTAGTCGCGGTGGCGGCCCGGGCGAACGGGAAGGCGTCCCTGGTGGTGGCCGTCAACGCCGCCGCCCGGGGGCGGGGGCTGAGCGCCAAGGATCTGGTCAAGGCCGCGTTCTCCGGTCGGGGCGGCGGCAGCGACGACCTGGCCCAGGGTGGTGGCCTGCCCGCCACGCAGGCGCCGAGCCTGCTGGGCACCGTGGAGAAGGCGATCGCCGACGCGGCATGA
- the aspS gene encoding aspartate--tRNA ligase codes for MIRTHNAGSLRAADAGSTVTLAGWVARRRDHGGVIFVDLRDASGVVQVVFREEDAHALRNEFCVKVVGEVTRRPEGNENPDLPTGEVEVTATALEVLSEAAPLPLPVDDQVEAGDDIRLKYRYLDLRRGGPAKAMRLRSKANQLARTVLHERDFLEIETPTLTRSTPEGARDFLVPVRLQPGSWYALPQSPQLFKQLLMVGGMERYYQIARCYRDEDFRADRQPEFTQLDIEMSFVTEDDVIDLGEAIVAKLWSELAGHEIARPIPRITWHDAMARYGSDKPDLRYGVELTELTDYLRGTEFRVFAGAIDAGGYVGAVVMPGGASQTRKELDGWQDWAKARGARGLAYVVLDAETGEARGPVAKNLSEAHLSGLADAVGAKPGDAVFFAAATDAREAQELLGAARIEIAKRAKLVDESAWAFCWVVDAPMFEKTDDGGWTAVHHPFTSPNAEWMDRFEEAPDRALAYAYDIVCNGNEIGGGSIRIHRGDVQQRVFDLLGITAEEAQDKFGFLLEAFKYGAPPHGGIAFGWDRVCMLLAGADSIREVIAFPKTRGGFDPLTGAPTPITGQQRTEAGIDAKPKAPAAPHAGTAGPAAPVADPT; via the coding sequence GTGATCCGTACCCACAATGCCGGAAGCCTGCGCGCCGCGGACGCCGGCTCGACGGTGACGCTCGCCGGGTGGGTGGCCCGCCGGCGCGACCACGGCGGTGTCATCTTCGTCGACCTGCGCGACGCCTCCGGCGTCGTGCAGGTGGTCTTCCGCGAGGAGGACGCGCACGCGCTGCGCAACGAGTTCTGCGTCAAGGTCGTCGGCGAGGTGACCCGCCGCCCCGAGGGCAACGAGAACCCGGACCTGCCGACCGGCGAGGTCGAGGTGACCGCGACCGCGCTGGAGGTGCTCTCCGAGGCCGCGCCGCTGCCGCTGCCGGTGGACGACCAGGTCGAGGCCGGCGACGACATCCGGCTCAAGTACCGCTACCTCGACCTGCGCCGGGGCGGCCCGGCGAAGGCGATGCGGCTGCGCTCGAAGGCCAACCAGCTCGCCCGCACCGTGCTGCACGAGCGGGACTTCCTGGAGATCGAGACGCCGACGCTGACCCGCTCCACCCCGGAGGGCGCCCGCGACTTCCTGGTCCCGGTGCGCCTCCAGCCGGGGAGCTGGTACGCGCTGCCGCAGTCGCCGCAGTTGTTCAAGCAACTGCTCATGGTAGGCGGCATGGAGCGGTACTACCAGATCGCCCGCTGCTACCGGGACGAGGACTTCCGCGCCGACCGGCAGCCGGAGTTCACCCAGCTCGACATCGAGATGTCGTTCGTCACCGAGGACGACGTGATCGACCTCGGTGAGGCGATCGTGGCGAAGCTCTGGTCGGAGCTCGCCGGTCACGAGATCGCCCGGCCGATCCCGCGGATCACCTGGCACGACGCGATGGCCCGCTACGGTTCCGACAAGCCGGACCTGCGCTACGGCGTCGAGCTGACCGAGCTGACCGACTACCTGCGCGGCACCGAGTTCCGGGTGTTCGCCGGCGCGATCGACGCGGGCGGCTACGTCGGCGCGGTGGTCATGCCGGGCGGCGCGAGCCAGACCCGCAAGGAGCTGGACGGCTGGCAGGACTGGGCCAAGGCGCGCGGCGCGCGCGGCCTGGCGTACGTGGTGCTGGACGCGGAGACCGGCGAGGCGCGCGGGCCGGTGGCGAAGAACCTGTCCGAGGCGCACCTGTCCGGCCTGGCCGACGCGGTCGGCGCGAAGCCCGGTGACGCCGTCTTCTTCGCCGCGGCCACGGACGCCCGGGAGGCGCAGGAGCTGCTCGGCGCGGCCCGCATCGAGATCGCCAAGCGGGCCAAGCTGGTCGACGAGAGCGCCTGGGCGTTCTGCTGGGTGGTCGACGCGCCGATGTTCGAGAAGACGGACGACGGCGGCTGGACCGCCGTGCACCACCCGTTCACCTCGCCGAACGCGGAGTGGATGGACCGCTTCGAGGAGGCGCCGGACCGCGCGCTGGCCTACGCGTACGACATCGTCTGCAACGGCAACGAGATCGGCGGCGGCTCGATCCGTATCCACCGCGGCGACGTGCAGCAGCGGGTGTTCGACCTGCTCGGCATCACCGCCGAGGAGGCGCAGGACAAGTTCGGCTTCCTGTTGGAGGCGTTCAAGTACGGCGCCCCGCCGCACGGCGGCATCGCGTTCGGCTGGGACCGGGTCTGCATGCTGCTGGCCGGCGCGGACTCGATCCGTGAGGTGATCGCGTTCCCGAAGACCCGCGGTGGCTTCGACCCGCTGACCGGCGCGCCGACGCCGATCACCGGGCAGCAGCGCACCGAGGCCGGCATCGACGCCAAGCCGAAGGCACCCGCCGCGCCGCACGCCGGCACCGCCGGCCCCGCCGCTCCGGTCGCCGACCCCACCTGA
- a CDS encoding GNAT family N-acetyltransferase — translation MITVDEVLTGREAVLAATGHHPYARHALRRDQAVWGWRRDGAVGWLLPPGEWSAGGAVGASGPALEVLAAQRAEGTLRAGQSVNLSRAAPDAVVECLPVARLSDWDFLWTTEPPPHQPEQDRVVRLTEADHTALTALVDEAYPSSTSRPGDPGVVDWYGIRDGDRLIACGADRSRGDIGFLAGLTVAPGHRGRGLGGALTAGMTRALFARYDHVALGVYTVNVGAIRLYRRLGFTGAAPRTTVHLG, via the coding sequence ATGATCACGGTCGACGAGGTGCTGACCGGGCGGGAGGCGGTGCTCGCCGCGACCGGCCACCACCCGTACGCCCGGCACGCGCTGCGCCGCGACCAGGCCGTGTGGGGGTGGCGGCGCGACGGGGCGGTCGGGTGGCTGCTCCCGCCGGGCGAGTGGTCGGCCGGCGGCGCGGTCGGCGCGTCCGGCCCGGCGCTTGAGGTTCTCGCCGCCCAGCGGGCGGAGGGCACGCTCCGGGCCGGCCAGTCGGTGAACCTGTCCCGCGCCGCGCCGGACGCGGTGGTCGAGTGCCTGCCGGTGGCCCGGTTGAGCGACTGGGACTTCCTCTGGACCACCGAGCCGCCACCGCACCAACCGGAGCAGGATCGGGTGGTACGACTCACCGAGGCCGACCACACCGCGCTGACGGCGCTCGTCGACGAGGCCTATCCGAGCAGCACGTCCCGGCCGGGCGACCCGGGCGTCGTCGACTGGTACGGCATCCGGGACGGCGATCGCCTGATCGCCTGCGGCGCCGACCGCAGCCGGGGCGACATCGGCTTCCTGGCCGGGCTGACCGTGGCGCCCGGGCATCGCGGCCGGGGGCTGGGCGGGGCGCTGACCGCCGGGATGACGCGCGCCCTGTTCGCCCGGTACGACCACGTGGCGCTCGGGGTCTACACCGTCAACGTCGGCGCGATCCGGCTCTACCGCCGGCTCGGCTTCACCGGCGCCGCGCCGCGTACCACTGTCCACCTGGGCTGA
- a CDS encoding DUF948 domain-containing protein: MSGGEIAALIAAGAFLMLVLVLAVPILRLRHTVDATTRMIGDLNDRTGPLLGDVNTTVKNVNVALEQVQTSLDGVNLQLAKVDTMTSHAQNVTANVANLATVVSAAAANPLVKVAAFGYGVRKAASARRHAETEREVRDTIKQQRRAAKRGNR, translated from the coding sequence GTGAGTGGTGGAGAGATCGCTGCGCTGATCGCGGCCGGTGCGTTCCTGATGCTGGTGCTCGTGCTGGCGGTGCCGATCCTGCGGCTGCGGCACACCGTCGACGCGACGACCCGCATGATCGGCGACCTGAACGACCGCACCGGGCCGCTGCTCGGTGACGTGAACACCACGGTGAAGAACGTCAACGTGGCGCTGGAGCAGGTGCAGACCTCGCTGGACGGGGTGAACCTCCAGCTCGCCAAGGTGGACACCATGACCAGCCACGCGCAGAACGTCACCGCGAACGTGGCGAACCTGGCCACCGTGGTCTCCGCGGCGGCGGCCAACCCGCTGGTGAAGGTGGCCGCGTTCGGTTACGGCGTGCGCAAGGCCGCCTCCGCCCGCCGGCACGCCGAGACCGAGCGCGAGGTGCGCGACACCATCAAGCAGCAGCGTCGGGCCGCCAAGCGCGGCAACCGCTGA